In Rathayibacter sp. VKM Ac-2762, one DNA window encodes the following:
- a CDS encoding DUF808 domain-containing protein produces the protein MSVGLLAVVDDILTAALKVSAKTAGVVIDDAAVTPQYVQGLTPARELPVVGRIALGSLFNKFVIIIPLALLLSAFAPQVLPYLLILGGAFLCFEGAEKVLEWFGVSHGGHETEARDEKKLVFGAIRTDLILSTEIMLIALDGLDPDFGIWPTLGALLVVGLGMTVLVYGAVALLVKIDDVGLRLMKNAARGVRRTGARIVASMPVVFRAISIIGTLAMLWVGGHLVVANLAETVWHGPYDLVHVVTHAVEGAGPVVVWLADTFVSMIFGLVLGLVIAAVVMGVSRLRTRDEAAAGH, from the coding sequence ATGTCGGTCGGCCTGCTCGCGGTTGTCGATGACATCCTCACCGCCGCCCTGAAGGTGAGCGCCAAGACGGCGGGCGTCGTGATCGACGACGCGGCCGTCACCCCGCAGTACGTGCAGGGCCTCACGCCCGCGCGGGAGCTCCCGGTGGTCGGGCGGATCGCGCTGGGGAGCCTGTTCAACAAGTTCGTCATCATCATCCCGCTGGCGCTGCTGCTCTCGGCGTTCGCGCCGCAGGTGCTGCCGTACCTGCTGATCCTCGGCGGCGCCTTCCTCTGCTTCGAGGGGGCGGAGAAGGTGCTCGAGTGGTTCGGCGTCTCGCACGGCGGCCACGAGACGGAGGCGCGTGACGAGAAGAAGCTCGTCTTCGGCGCCATCCGCACCGACCTCATCCTGAGCACCGAGATCATGCTGATCGCGCTCGACGGCCTCGACCCCGACTTCGGGATCTGGCCCACGCTCGGCGCGCTCCTGGTCGTCGGGCTCGGGATGACCGTGCTCGTCTACGGCGCCGTCGCGCTGCTCGTGAAGATCGACGACGTGGGCCTGCGCCTGATGAAGAACGCGGCCCGCGGCGTGCGGCGCACCGGGGCGAGGATCGTCGCGTCGATGCCGGTCGTGTTCCGCGCGATCAGCATCATCGGGACGCTCGCCATGCTCTGGGTCGGCGGGCACCTCGTCGTCGCGAACCTCGCCGAGACGGTGTGGCACGGTCCGTACGACCTCGTGCACGTCGTCACCCACGCGGTCGAGGGCGCGGGCCCGGTCGTCGTGTGGCTGGCCGACACCTTCGTCTCGATGATCTTCGGCCTCGTCCTGGGTCTGGTCATCGCGGCCGTCGTGATGGGCGTCTCGCGCCTGCGCACCCGCGACGAGGCGGCCGCGGGGCACTGA
- a CDS encoding sugar ABC transporter permease, producing the protein MTTTSPPVPLSEVAPPASPLAAPKSRAKSEWKGLAFVAPFLVVFLLVFIAPVVYSIYLSLFREQLVGGNSFVGFANYAAIFTDPNFWEGFGRVLLFLVVQVPVMLVLALVAALAIDSGRLHGTGFFRIVVFLPYAVPAVVAVLMWGFIYGDNFGLAANVNDLLGSDVVQPFSRDWILASIGNIVTWEFVGYNMLIFYSALKTIPGELYEAAEIDGAGPMRVIRSIKLPALRGAIVIATIFSIIGSFQLFNEPNILRTLAPNIITTYFTPNMYAYNLSFAGQQYNASATVAIVMGVITAVIAYVVQLRGARKEN; encoded by the coding sequence ATGACGACGACGTCTCCCCCCGTCCCGCTGAGCGAGGTCGCCCCTCCGGCGTCCCCCCTCGCGGCCCCGAAGTCGCGGGCGAAGAGCGAGTGGAAGGGCCTGGCGTTCGTCGCCCCCTTCCTCGTCGTCTTCCTCCTGGTCTTCATCGCCCCGGTCGTCTACTCGATCTACCTCAGCCTCTTCCGCGAGCAGCTGGTGGGCGGCAACTCCTTCGTCGGCTTCGCGAACTACGCCGCGATCTTCACCGACCCGAACTTCTGGGAGGGCTTCGGCCGCGTCCTGCTGTTCCTCGTCGTGCAGGTCCCCGTGATGCTCGTGCTGGCCCTCGTCGCGGCGCTCGCGATCGACAGCGGCCGCCTCCACGGCACCGGCTTCTTCCGCATCGTGGTCTTCCTCCCCTACGCCGTCCCCGCGGTCGTCGCGGTGCTGATGTGGGGCTTCATCTACGGCGACAACTTCGGCCTGGCCGCGAACGTCAACGACCTGCTCGGCTCCGACGTCGTCCAGCCCTTCTCGCGCGACTGGATCCTCGCCTCGATCGGCAACATCGTCACGTGGGAGTTCGTGGGCTACAACATGCTCATCTTCTACTCCGCGCTGAAGACGATCCCCGGCGAGCTCTACGAGGCGGCCGAGATCGACGGCGCCGGCCCGATGCGCGTCATCCGCTCGATCAAGCTGCCCGCCCTGCGCGGCGCGATCGTCATCGCCACGATCTTCTCGATCATCGGCAGCTTCCAGCTGTTCAACGAGCCGAACATCCTCCGGACGCTGGCGCCGAACATCATCACCACCTACTTCACCCCGAACATGTACGCCTACAACCTGTCCTTCGCCGGTCAGCAGTACAACGCGTCGGCCACGGTCGCCATCGTCATGGGCGTGATCACCGCGGTGATCGCCTACGTCGTGCAGCTCCGCGGCGCGCGGAAGGAGAACTGA
- a CDS encoding carbohydrate ABC transporter permease, giving the protein MALATAPRTPARAPKRPAARRGSSVQPKKSIAFTLLMSVFILYSLVPLAWLVINATKTQAGLLSSFGLWFDGDFVFFQNIADTLSYRDGIFLRWLGNTLLYVVVGAGGATLLATLAGYGLAKFRFTGRKAVFAVVLGAIAVPGTALAVPTFLMFSQLGLTNTPWAIIIPSLISPFGLYLVWVYAVESVPTELLEAARMDGAGEFRTFFTISIRLLAPGIVTVLLFSVVATWNNYFLPLIMLSDPTWYPLTVGLNQWNAQATGVSAQPIYNLVITGSLLTIIPIVVAFLGLQRFWQSGLSAGSVKG; this is encoded by the coding sequence ATGGCCCTCGCGACCGCTCCCCGGACGCCCGCCCGCGCCCCGAAGCGCCCGGCCGCCCGCCGCGGCTCCTCGGTGCAGCCCAAGAAGTCGATCGCCTTCACCCTGCTGATGTCGGTCTTCATCCTCTACAGCCTCGTGCCGCTGGCCTGGCTGGTCATCAACGCGACGAAGACGCAGGCCGGCCTGCTCTCGAGCTTCGGCCTCTGGTTCGACGGCGACTTCGTCTTCTTCCAGAACATCGCCGACACCCTCAGCTACCGCGACGGGATCTTCCTCCGCTGGCTCGGCAACACCCTGCTCTACGTCGTCGTCGGCGCCGGAGGAGCGACGCTCCTGGCCACGCTCGCCGGCTACGGCCTCGCGAAGTTCCGCTTCACGGGCCGCAAGGCGGTCTTCGCCGTGGTGCTCGGAGCGATCGCGGTGCCCGGCACGGCCCTCGCCGTCCCGACGTTCCTCATGTTCAGCCAGCTCGGCCTGACCAACACCCCGTGGGCGATCATCATCCCGTCGCTGATCAGCCCGTTCGGCCTGTACCTGGTGTGGGTCTACGCGGTGGAGTCGGTGCCCACCGAGCTGCTCGAAGCGGCGCGGATGGACGGGGCGGGCGAGTTCCGCACCTTCTTCACCATCTCCATCCGCCTCCTCGCCCCCGGCATCGTGACCGTGCTGCTGTTCTCGGTCGTCGCGACCTGGAACAACTACTTCCTCCCGCTGATCATGCTGAGCGACCCCACCTGGTACCCGCTCACCGTCGGCCTCAACCAGTGGAACGCGCAGGCCACCGGCGTCAGCGCGCAGCCGATCTACAACCTCGTGATCACGGGCTCGCTCCTCACGATCATCCCCATCGTCGTCGCCTTCCTCGGGCTCCAGCGCTTCTGGCAGTCCGGTCTGAGCGCCGGCAGCGTCAAGGGCTGA
- a CDS encoding LacI family DNA-binding transcriptional regulator, with protein sequence MSLETDRPSPSTRPRRGVSMADVARRANVSGQTVSRVSNGKQNVDGETRERVLEAMRALGYRPNSAARALRTGRFHSIGVIMFTLSSFGNMRTLDAIAIAAADAGYSITLIPVSHPTQGEVSVAFHRLSEEAVDGVIIIVEAHLLDEADIVLPPDLPVVVVDSAGGEKYPVVDTDQMSGARQAVEHLLGLGHRTVHHIAGPDRSYSAERRHEAWESTLIERGAPVPEVLVGDWSTDSGYRLGKRLAADPEVTAIFAANDQMALGVLRALHEAGRAVPGEVSVAGFDDMQESASFWPPLTTVRQFFGDTGRRSVDILLRELESGERTGVSLVPTRLIVRESTGPAPAAS encoded by the coding sequence ATGTCACTCGAGACCGACCGCCCGTCCCCGTCCACCCGGCCGCGACGCGGCGTCTCGATGGCCGACGTGGCCCGGCGCGCGAACGTCTCGGGCCAGACGGTCTCGCGGGTGTCGAACGGCAAGCAGAACGTCGACGGCGAGACGCGCGAGCGGGTCCTCGAGGCGATGCGGGCCCTCGGCTACCGGCCCAACAGTGCGGCGCGGGCCCTGCGGACGGGCCGCTTCCACAGCATCGGCGTGATCATGTTCACGCTGTCCTCGTTCGGCAACATGCGCACCCTCGACGCCATCGCGATCGCGGCCGCCGACGCGGGCTACTCGATCACCCTCATCCCCGTCTCCCACCCCACCCAGGGCGAGGTGTCGGTCGCGTTCCACCGGCTGAGCGAGGAGGCGGTCGACGGCGTCATCATCATCGTCGAGGCGCACCTGCTCGACGAGGCCGACATCGTCCTCCCGCCGGACCTGCCCGTGGTGGTCGTCGACTCCGCCGGCGGCGAGAAGTACCCGGTGGTCGACACCGACCAGATGTCGGGCGCCCGCCAGGCCGTCGAGCACCTGCTCGGACTCGGACACCGCACCGTGCACCACATCGCCGGCCCGGACCGCTCCTACTCCGCCGAGCGCCGCCACGAGGCGTGGGAGTCGACCCTGATCGAGCGCGGCGCCCCGGTGCCGGAGGTGCTGGTCGGCGACTGGTCCACCGACTCCGGCTACCGCCTCGGCAAGCGGCTCGCCGCCGATCCGGAGGTCACCGCGATCTTCGCCGCCAACGACCAGATGGCGCTCGGCGTGCTGCGCGCCCTGCACGAGGCCGGACGCGCCGTGCCCGGCGAGGTGAGCGTCGCGGGCTTCGACGACATGCAGGAGTCGGCGAGCTTCTGGCCGCCTCTCACGACGGTGCGCCAGTTCTTCGGGGACACGGGCCGCCGCTCGGTCGACATCCTCCTGCGCGAGCTCGAGTCGGGCGAGCGCACCGGCGTCTCGCTCGTGCCGACCCGCCTCATCGTCCGCGAGAGCACCGGCCCGGCCCCCGCCGCCTCCTGA
- a CDS encoding sugar ABC transporter substrate-binding protein, with product MKIARSALRRTLTVAAVAALAAGSLAACSSTSGGGTTTSAGSAADLDSALEAGGKITYWSWTPSAEAQVAAFEKAYPKVDVELVNAGTNKDEYTKLENAIKAGSGAPDVVQIEYYAMPQFALSDSLLDLSQYGMGDLEDKYSASTWGSVNIDGKLVGLPQDSGPMALFYNKTVFDQYGIAVPATWDEYVAAAEKLHTADPSKYITADTGDAGFATSMIWQAGGEPFTTDGTDVKIDLADEGTAEWTGVWNQLVEKKLLSDTPAWGDEWYKGLADGSIASLVTGAWMPGVLESSVPDASGDWAVAPIPTYDGTAVSAENGGGGQSVTKQSENPALAAAFLRWLNSDQASVDVFLQSGGFPSTTADLDSSDFTGQESEYFGGQKINEVLTQASKDVRSGWSYLPYQVYANSVFGDTVGQAYANGTSLDQGLADWQSKLVQYGNAQGFTVSE from the coding sequence ATGAAGATCGCCCGTTCCGCCCTCAGGCGGACCCTGACGGTCGCGGCCGTCGCGGCCCTGGCCGCCGGCTCCCTCGCGGCCTGCTCGTCCACCTCCGGTGGCGGCACGACCACGAGCGCCGGCTCCGCCGCCGACCTCGACTCCGCCCTCGAGGCCGGTGGCAAGATCACGTACTGGAGCTGGACCCCCAGCGCCGAGGCGCAGGTCGCCGCGTTCGAGAAGGCCTACCCGAAGGTCGACGTCGAGCTCGTCAACGCCGGCACCAACAAGGACGAGTACACCAAGCTCGAGAACGCGATCAAGGCCGGCTCGGGCGCCCCCGACGTCGTCCAGATCGAGTACTACGCCATGCCGCAGTTCGCGCTGTCGGACTCGCTCCTCGACCTGTCGCAGTACGGCATGGGCGACCTCGAGGACAAGTACTCCGCCTCCACCTGGGGCAGCGTCAACATCGACGGCAAGCTCGTCGGCCTCCCGCAGGACTCGGGCCCCATGGCGCTGTTCTACAACAAGACCGTCTTCGACCAGTACGGCATCGCCGTCCCCGCCACCTGGGACGAGTACGTGGCCGCGGCCGAGAAGCTGCACACCGCCGACCCGTCGAAGTACATCACCGCCGACACCGGCGACGCCGGCTTCGCGACCAGCATGATCTGGCAGGCGGGCGGCGAGCCGTTCACCACCGACGGCACGGACGTGAAGATCGACCTCGCCGACGAGGGCACCGCCGAGTGGACCGGCGTCTGGAACCAGCTCGTCGAGAAGAAGCTGCTCTCGGACACCCCCGCCTGGGGCGACGAGTGGTACAAGGGCCTCGCCGACGGCTCCATCGCCTCGCTGGTGACCGGCGCCTGGATGCCCGGCGTGCTGGAGTCCAGCGTCCCCGACGCCTCCGGCGACTGGGCCGTCGCGCCGATCCCGACCTACGACGGCACCGCCGTCAGCGCCGAGAACGGCGGTGGCGGCCAGTCCGTCACCAAGCAGAGCGAGAACCCGGCGCTGGCCGCCGCGTTCCTGCGCTGGCTGAACAGCGACCAGGCCTCGGTCGACGTCTTCCTGCAGAGCGGTGGATTCCCGTCGACCACGGCCGACCTCGACAGCTCGGACTTCACCGGTCAGGAGTCGGAGTACTTCGGCGGCCAGAAGATCAACGAGGTGCTGACCCAGGCCTCGAAGGACGTCCGCTCCGGCTGGTCGTACCTGCCCTACCAGGTGTACGCGAACAGCGTCTTCGGTGACACCGTCGGCCAGGCGTACGCCAACGGCACCAGCCTCGACCAGGGCCTCGCCGACTGGCAGAGCAAGCTCGTCCAGTACGGCAACGCGCAGGGCTTCACCGTCTCGGAGTAG